Proteins from a single region of Bogoriella caseilytica:
- the recR gene encoding recombination mediator RecR, with protein sequence MYEGAVQDLIDELGRLPGVGPKSAQRIAFYVLASETEDVTRLAHALTEVKARVRFCEVCGNVAEAERCRICVDPRRDETVLCVVEEPKDVVVIERTREFRGCYHVLGGAINPIDGVGPEDLRIRELMTRLGDGQIEEVIIATDPNIEGEATATYLQRMLRGMGIAVSRLASGLPVGGDLEYADEVTLGRAFEGRRRVSD encoded by the coding sequence GCGTCGGGCCGAAGAGCGCGCAACGCATCGCCTTCTACGTGCTCGCCTCCGAGACCGAGGACGTCACCCGGCTGGCCCACGCGCTGACCGAAGTGAAGGCTCGGGTGCGGTTCTGTGAGGTGTGCGGGAACGTGGCGGAAGCCGAGCGGTGCCGCATCTGCGTGGACCCGCGCCGGGACGAGACCGTGCTCTGCGTGGTCGAGGAACCGAAGGACGTTGTCGTCATCGAGCGCACCCGCGAGTTCCGCGGTTGCTATCACGTGCTCGGTGGCGCGATCAATCCGATCGACGGCGTCGGGCCGGAGGATCTTCGTATCCGCGAGCTGATGACCCGCCTGGGCGATGGTCAGATCGAGGAAGTCATCATCGCCACCGACCCGAACATCGAGGGTGAAGCCACGGCGACCTATCTGCAGCGCATGCTGCGCGGCATGGGTATCGCAGTCTCCCGCCTAGCCTCCGGCCTGCCGGTGGGCGGTGACCTCGAGTACGCCGACGAGGTCACCCTCGGCCGAGCCTTTGAAGGCCGCCGCCGCGTCAGCGACTGA
- a CDS encoding DUF4177 domain-containing protein, whose translation MTTWEYSTVPLLIHNTKAILDQWGSEGWELVQVVPGPEGSTNLVAYMKRPAGGHA comes from the coding sequence ATGACCACTTGGGAGTACTCCACCGTTCCGCTGCTCATCCACAACACCAAGGCCATCCTTGATCAATGGGGCTCTGAGGGCTGGGAGCTCGTGCAGGTCGTGCCCGGCCCGGAGGGGTCCACGAATCTGGTGGCATACATGAAGCGCCCCGCCGGCGGCCACGCGTGA
- a CDS encoding aspartate kinase has product MALVVQKFGGSSVADAEAIRRVARRVAATKQAGHDVVVVVSAMGDTTDELLDLAAQVTEEAPAREMDILLTAGERISMSLLAMAVNELGVPARSFTGQQAGLRTDTRYGKASIVAIGPERITSVLAEGGVAIVAGFQGVNELNDVTTLGRGGSDTTAVALAAALEADVCEIYTDVDGVFTADPRIVPAARKVHRMTYEETLDLAANGAKVLHLRAVEFARRYGVVLHVRSSFSDKEGTWITDAPAVPGQEENMEQPIISGVAHDRSQGKITVVDLPDVPGIAARLFEVVAEVGANIDMIVQNVSTHSTGKTDISFTLPEADCRDVLRALDANAEALGFSEYRFDDQIGKLSLVGAGMRSHPGISAKLFRSLHEAGINIEMISTSEIRVSVVTRIEVLDAAVRAVHTAFELDAAETEAVVYGGTGR; this is encoded by the coding sequence GTGGCACTCGTCGTCCAGAAGTTCGGCGGATCCTCGGTGGCTGATGCCGAGGCCATCAGGCGCGTCGCCCGTCGGGTGGCCGCCACCAAACAGGCAGGACACGACGTCGTCGTGGTGGTTTCGGCGATGGGTGACACCACCGACGAGCTACTCGACCTCGCCGCCCAGGTCACGGAGGAGGCGCCGGCGCGGGAGATGGACATCCTGCTGACCGCAGGCGAGCGGATCTCCATGTCCCTGCTCGCCATGGCGGTCAACGAGCTGGGCGTTCCGGCGCGGTCCTTCACCGGCCAGCAGGCAGGGCTGCGCACTGACACGCGTTACGGCAAGGCCTCGATCGTGGCGATCGGACCCGAACGCATCACCTCGGTGCTCGCCGAAGGCGGTGTCGCGATCGTGGCCGGCTTCCAGGGTGTCAACGAGCTCAACGACGTGACCACGCTCGGCCGCGGCGGCTCAGACACCACGGCCGTGGCGCTCGCCGCCGCGCTCGAGGCGGACGTGTGCGAGATTTACACCGATGTCGACGGCGTCTTCACGGCCGACCCGCGGATCGTGCCGGCGGCGCGCAAGGTGCACCGGATGACCTACGAAGAGACCCTCGACCTCGCCGCCAACGGAGCCAAAGTGCTCCACCTGCGCGCCGTGGAGTTCGCCCGGCGTTACGGTGTGGTCTTACACGTGCGCTCGTCCTTCTCGGACAAGGAAGGCACGTGGATTACCGATGCCCCGGCAGTACCGGGGCAGGAGGAGAACATGGAACAGCCGATCATCTCCGGTGTGGCCCACGACCGGAGCCAGGGCAAGATCACGGTGGTCGACCTGCCCGACGTCCCCGGGATCGCCGCGCGCCTCTTCGAGGTCGTGGCCGAGGTGGGCGCGAACATCGACATGATCGTGCAGAACGTGTCGACTCACTCGACCGGTAAGACCGACATCTCCTTCACGCTGCCCGAGGCCGACTGCCGCGACGTGCTGCGCGCGCTCGATGCGAACGCCGAGGCCCTGGGCTTCTCGGAGTACCGCTTCGACGACCAGATCGGCAAGCTCTCCCTGGTGGGTGCGGGGATGCGTTCCCATCCGGGGATCTCCGCCAAGCTCTTCCGCTCGCTGCACGAGGCCGGTATCAACATCGAGATGATCTCCACCTCCGAGATCCGCGTCTCGGTGGTCACCCGGATCGAGGTCCTCGACGCCGCGGTACGTGCGGTGCACACGGCCTTCGAGCTCGATGCTGCGGAGACCGAAGCGGTGGTCTACGGCGGCACCGGGCGCTGA
- a CDS encoding metallophosphoesterase: MAEAHMFTLRRQRVPLLEPGSVPTSGSLRVLHLSDLHLVPSQQDKITWVRALADLQPDLVVTTGDNMAHRDAVPAVLEAYAPLLGIPGAFVFGSNDYYAPAPKNPLRYFLPHRRITPSPRTLPAAELASAFREAGWADLTNRRARLSAAGIAISAVGVDDPHLDRDRMPASSGAQAGLHLGVTHAPYRRVLTAMQAEGAALILAGHTHGGQVCVPGVGALVTNCDLDRGRVKGLHGWPGPRPDELGGADSSWLHVSAGLGTSPYAPIRFACRPEATLLELLPQA; this comes from the coding sequence GTGGCCGAGGCCCACATGTTCACGCTGCGTCGGCAGCGGGTTCCCCTCCTGGAGCCAGGCTCGGTGCCGACGTCCGGATCGCTGCGGGTGCTGCACCTTTCTGATCTGCACCTGGTGCCCTCCCAGCAGGACAAGATCACCTGGGTGCGCGCCTTGGCCGACCTGCAGCCCGACCTGGTGGTGACCACCGGCGACAACATGGCGCACCGTGATGCGGTGCCCGCCGTGCTCGAGGCGTACGCCCCGCTGCTGGGAATCCCGGGCGCCTTCGTCTTCGGCTCGAACGACTATTACGCGCCCGCCCCCAAGAATCCCCTGCGCTACTTCCTTCCGCATCGTCGCATCACTCCATCGCCTCGGACACTGCCCGCGGCGGAGCTGGCGAGCGCCTTCCGCGAAGCCGGCTGGGCAGACCTGACGAACCGCCGCGCACGCCTGAGCGCGGCCGGGATCGCGATCTCGGCGGTGGGAGTGGACGATCCGCACCTCGACCGCGATCGCATGCCTGCGAGCTCGGGGGCACAGGCCGGGCTCCATCTCGGCGTCACGCACGCGCCCTATCGCCGGGTCTTGACCGCCATGCAGGCGGAGGGCGCCGCGCTGATCCTTGCCGGCCACACGCACGGGGGACAGGTGTGCGTGCCCGGCGTGGGTGCACTGGTGACCAACTGCGATCTCGATCGCGGGCGCGTCAAGGGCCTGCACGGCTGGCCCGGCCCGCGCCCTGATGAACTCGGCGGTGCGGACTCGTCCTGGCTCCACGTCTCGGCTGGCCTGGGCACGAGCCCTTACGCGCCCATCCGCTTCGCGTGCCGCCCGGAAGCCACGCTGCTCGAACTCCTCCCGCAGGCTTGA
- a CDS encoding penicillin-binding protein, with amino-acid sequence MSPSRRSPSRAVGPAQMLALLLTFVLVAGLGGVLAAGLMLPALGAVGTATQATEDMFDEIPDELAIPEPSQRSEILWADGSRMASIYADNRVVVPLDQMNPHLRNAVVAIEDRRFYDHRGVDPEGIARAFVNNLAGGSLEGASTITQQYVKNALIEHGRITGDADLIREAQDESYGRKLAEAQMAISLEQQLTKDQILEGYLNLAQFGRSQYGVEAAAQYYFGKPAADVTPAEAATLAGITQSPAAHDPERYPEQSERRRNTVLSVMRAQGFLSEAEYQEARDTPMEEMLTITPAPNGCQAARSAAYFCEYVVDELLQHEEWLDSREERRDALYRGGLIIHTTLDRERQVAAYESVTASVPVGDPSNIRMALSSVDPTTGDIQAMAQNTNFGSPSEEDSSATSVNLNVGLSHGGGRGFQGGSTHKVFALIEWLREGGALEDTITVRSPTGPDGRREFEPDEWSNSCDAANPGSVYPPRNIEGTGSDVMTVHDATRMSINLPFVEMATQIDLCAMMDTAAAMGLERADGNPLLNYPSTVLGSNEITPLSQAVAFGTLANDGIACAPRAITSIENHHDEELATFETSCERALESSVVNAANHSLQAVIDDDPYATGRSAILPEGRSAAGKTGTANDASASWFVGYTPEQLSTAVWMGYQEATGAMTNVTVDGQHYDWIFGSHIPAPTWRDYMARALDGEPQTRFGEVGERELEGERRRVPSVTGQSIGQAEDTLEQAGFSTRVGSGQYSSAPFGTVAGTSPGGGTEVRGAELITIHPSAGPPPASTNNTGGDDDDGDDSEDSDGDED; translated from the coding sequence ATGTCGCCTTCGCGCAGAAGCCCCTCGCGTGCGGTCGGTCCCGCGCAGATGCTCGCCCTCCTGCTCACCTTCGTCTTGGTGGCCGGGCTCGGTGGCGTCCTCGCCGCCGGCCTGATGCTCCCCGCCCTGGGAGCCGTCGGTACCGCCACGCAGGCCACTGAGGACATGTTCGACGAGATCCCCGATGAGCTGGCGATACCCGAGCCCTCGCAGCGCAGTGAGATCCTCTGGGCGGACGGCTCACGCATGGCCAGCATCTACGCCGACAACCGCGTGGTGGTGCCGCTGGACCAGATGAACCCGCACCTGCGCAACGCGGTAGTAGCCATCGAGGACCGCCGCTTCTACGACCACCGCGGCGTGGACCCCGAGGGCATCGCGCGCGCCTTCGTCAACAACCTGGCCGGCGGTAGCCTCGAGGGCGCCTCGACCATCACCCAGCAGTACGTGAAGAACGCGCTGATCGAGCATGGACGCATCACCGGGGACGCCGATCTCATCCGTGAGGCGCAGGACGAGTCCTACGGCCGTAAGCTCGCCGAGGCCCAGATGGCCATCTCGCTGGAGCAGCAACTCACGAAGGATCAGATCCTCGAGGGCTACCTCAATCTCGCCCAGTTCGGTCGCTCGCAGTACGGCGTGGAAGCCGCTGCCCAGTACTACTTCGGCAAGCCGGCAGCCGATGTGACTCCGGCCGAGGCGGCCACGCTGGCCGGGATCACTCAGAGCCCGGCCGCCCACGACCCTGAGCGCTACCCCGAACAGTCCGAGCGTCGCCGTAACACCGTGCTGTCGGTGATGCGGGCTCAGGGCTTCCTGTCCGAGGCGGAGTACCAAGAGGCGCGCGATACCCCGATGGAGGAAATGCTCACCATCACCCCGGCGCCGAACGGGTGCCAGGCCGCTCGCAGCGCCGCCTACTTCTGCGAGTACGTGGTGGACGAGCTGCTCCAGCACGAGGAGTGGCTGGATTCCCGCGAGGAACGCCGGGACGCGCTCTACCGGGGTGGCCTGATCATCCACACCACCTTGGACCGGGAGCGCCAGGTGGCGGCCTACGAGTCCGTGACTGCCAGCGTGCCCGTGGGGGATCCCTCGAACATCAGGATGGCGCTGTCCTCGGTGGACCCCACCACCGGCGACATCCAGGCCATGGCCCAGAACACGAACTTCGGCAGTCCCAGCGAGGAGGACAGCTCGGCCACCTCGGTCAACCTCAATGTCGGGCTCTCCCACGGCGGCGGCCGGGGCTTCCAGGGGGGGTCCACGCATAAGGTCTTCGCTCTCATCGAGTGGCTCCGGGAGGGCGGCGCGCTCGAGGACACCATCACCGTGCGTTCACCCACCGGGCCCGACGGACGGCGGGAGTTCGAACCCGACGAGTGGTCCAACTCTTGTGACGCCGCGAACCCCGGTAGCGTCTACCCGCCGCGCAACATCGAAGGCACCGGCAGTGATGTCATGACGGTGCACGACGCGACGCGTATGTCGATCAACCTGCCCTTCGTGGAGATGGCTACCCAGATCGACCTGTGCGCCATGATGGACACGGCTGCGGCCATGGGGCTGGAACGGGCCGATGGCAATCCGCTGCTGAACTACCCCTCCACGGTGCTCGGGTCCAACGAGATCACGCCGTTGAGTCAGGCGGTGGCCTTCGGCACCCTCGCCAACGACGGAATCGCCTGCGCACCGCGCGCGATCACCTCGATCGAGAACCACCACGACGAGGAACTGGCCACCTTCGAGACCTCCTGCGAGCGAGCACTCGAATCCAGTGTGGTCAACGCTGCGAACCACTCTCTGCAGGCAGTGATCGACGACGACCCGTACGCCACCGGGCGCAGCGCCATCCTGCCGGAGGGGCGGAGCGCCGCCGGCAAGACGGGCACGGCCAACGACGCCTCGGCCTCCTGGTTCGTGGGGTACACCCCCGAGCAACTCTCCACCGCGGTGTGGATGGGTTATCAGGAAGCCACCGGCGCCATGACCAATGTGACCGTCGACGGCCAGCACTACGACTGGATCTTCGGCTCGCACATCCCGGCACCCACCTGGCGTGACTACATGGCCCGGGCGCTGGACGGCGAGCCGCAAACCCGTTTCGGCGAGGTGGGCGAGCGGGAGCTCGAGGGTGAGCGGCGGCGGGTCCCCTCCGTCACCGGCCAAAGCATCGGCCAGGCCGAGGACACGCTCGAGCAGGCCGGATTCTCCACGCGCGTGGGTTCCGGCCAGTACTCCTCCGCGCCCTTCGGGACGGTCGCCGGGACGAGCCCGGGGGGAGGCACCGAGGTGCGCGGGGCTGAACTGATCACCATTCATCCCAGTGCCGGACCACCACCAGCGAGCACCAACAACACCGGCGGTGACGATGACGACGGCGACGATTCCGAGGACTCGGACGGAGACGAGGACTGA
- a CDS encoding WhiB family transcriptional regulator yields MTALVTDQPWAVRAACAAKEPDTLFVRGAEQKSVRQLCLTCPVRLQCLTEALSSEEPFGVWGGLTERERRALIKEYPGVSDWWEWLRDSQDEVAEELRSPEPPKVIGRLRARRRAEGQYDVKSLRSAS; encoded by the coding sequence GTGACCGCACTAGTCACTGACCAGCCGTGGGCGGTGCGCGCCGCCTGTGCGGCCAAGGAGCCCGACACGCTTTTCGTGCGCGGTGCCGAGCAGAAGAGCGTGCGCCAGTTGTGCCTGACCTGTCCCGTTCGCCTGCAGTGCCTGACTGAGGCGCTGAGTAGTGAGGAGCCCTTCGGGGTGTGGGGCGGGCTGACCGAGCGGGAACGACGCGCGCTGATCAAGGAGTATCCGGGGGTGAGCGACTGGTGGGAATGGCTGCGTGACTCGCAGGACGAGGTCGCCGAGGAACTGCGCAGCCCGGAGCCCCCCAAGGTGATTGGCCGACTGCGCGCGCGTCGTCGAGCGGAGGGTCAGTACGACGTGAAGAGTCTACGATCGGCGTCATGA